One part of the Desulfovibrio aminophilus DSM 12254 genome encodes these proteins:
- a CDS encoding PilZ domain-containing protein, whose amino-acid sequence MGAEDKRQEPRVDVCSVVLPFLGTRVEDHQPFQYLLQDVSPGGIRIALPRWVASRECLKIGDAIDFHVPFRMGAHILSIGTVSWQRWDAEYEAQILGASLTRRAPAFYPVHLEVETRDVTLNLTDFRSADDMLVKVVKDAAFLKRGLLIYLGHLEAFFSRVGGLSAEEYGEFQEQILEDVRAKVRRNAVWLDGLLERVRGGLGVGGLDLEELRAVMEPEIYLDIFRFALGSQTTRLYMAAMKELEKKTYSAYNAIVMLYISALGGASSCAMSAH is encoded by the coding sequence ATGGGCGCTGAGGACAAAAGACAAGAACCGCGCGTGGACGTCTGCTCGGTGGTCCTGCCCTTTCTGGGCACACGCGTGGAGGATCACCAGCCGTTTCAGTATCTTTTGCAGGACGTGAGTCCCGGCGGCATCCGCATCGCCCTCCCTCGTTGGGTTGCGAGCCGGGAATGCCTGAAGATCGGGGATGCCATCGATTTTCACGTGCCCTTCCGCATGGGCGCGCACATCCTCTCCATCGGGACGGTGAGTTGGCAGCGTTGGGACGCGGAATACGAGGCCCAGATCCTCGGCGCGTCGTTGACCCGCAGGGCTCCGGCCTTCTATCCCGTGCATCTTGAGGTGGAAACGCGGGACGTGACCCTGAACCTCACGGACTTCCGAAGCGCCGACGATATGTTGGTCAAAGTGGTCAAGGACGCCGCGTTCCTCAAACGGGGGCTGCTGATCTATCTCGGGCATTTGGAAGCGTTTTTTTCCCGGGTGGGAGGGCTGTCCGCCGAGGAGTACGGGGAGTTCCAGGAGCAGATACTGGAGGATGTGCGGGCCAAGGTCCGACGCAATGCCGTCTGGCTGGACGGCCTGCTGGAGCGGGTGCGCGGAGGGCTGGGCGTCGGCGGTCTGGACCTGGAGGAACTGCGGGCGGTCATGGAGCCGGAGATCTATCTGGACATCTTCCGGTTCGCCCTGGGTTCCCAGACCACCCGGCTGTACATGGCGGCCATGAAGGAACTCGAGAAAAAGACCTATTCGGCCTACAACGCCATCGTCATGCTCTATATCAGCGCGTTGGGGGGAGCCTCCTCTTGCGCAATGTCAGCTCATTGA
- a CDS encoding ATP-binding protein translates to MEKDDRPLLRLRISSHLEQVAGAGRAVAEFARSVGLPSEASDELELAVCEAVNNAIRHAYEGAPGRTVEILASPVADGIDVVVRDTGRALTKPLPTRGGFPMPGGPSRLARGGMGLQIMVETMDEVRYSSRDGVNELTLRKRRLPPTR, encoded by the coding sequence ATGGAAAAGGACGACCGGCCGCTGTTGCGCCTGCGCATCTCCAGCCATCTGGAACAGGTGGCCGGGGCGGGCCGGGCCGTGGCCGAATTCGCCCGAAGCGTCGGCCTGCCATCGGAGGCGTCCGACGAGCTGGAATTGGCCGTCTGCGAGGCGGTGAACAACGCCATCCGCCACGCTTACGAGGGTGCCCCCGGACGAACGGTGGAAATCTTGGCCAGTCCGGTGGCCGACGGAATCGATGTCGTCGTGCGGGACACGGGACGCGCCCTGACCAAGCCCCTCCCCACGCGAGGCGGTTTCCCGATGCCCGGCGGCCCGTCCCGGCTTGCCAGGGGCGGCATGGGTCTCCAGATCATGGTCGAAACGATGGACGAAGTGCGCTACTCCTCCCGGGACGGCGTCAATGAGCTGACATTGCGCAAGAGGAGGCTCCCCCCAACGCGCTGA
- a CDS encoding STAS domain-containing protein, with protein MTLRSRMEGDILVVRVEGPRLDAASAGVFKSAMVDFIHSGKLRMALDFSDVDFMDSTGLAALLSTMKTLGGSGEIVLAGLSEKVSKLFAITRLDRGVFRIFNNVEEMVNALRG; from the coding sequence ATGACCCTGCGTTCACGAATGGAGGGGGATATTCTCGTGGTCCGCGTGGAGGGGCCTCGTCTGGATGCCGCGTCCGCCGGGGTTTTCAAGAGTGCCATGGTGGACTTCATTCACTCCGGAAAACTCCGCATGGCGCTTGATTTTTCGGACGTGGACTTCATGGACTCCACGGGGTTGGCCGCTCTGCTCTCGACCATGAAAACCCTGGGAGGCTCGGGCGAAATCGTTCTTGCCGGGCTTTCCGAAAAAGTCAGCAAGCTGTTCGCCATCACTAGGCTGGACCGGGGTGTTTTCCGCATCTTCAATAATGTCGAAGAGATGGTGAACGCCCTGCGAGGCTGA
- a CDS encoding PAS domain S-box protein: MRHPPYTSKFLNRVLAHGLVYLALMLGASALAYFLAGVSPRPVSFLVVGTGSLGAAILLAVVLQRLKETERSLARRTVALEGAVKHLQDELDEHDRDRAELAVRNAELHGVLDAASQVSIIATDQRGTITVFNSGAENLLGFTAEEMIGKATPETFHLAAEIRAHEDVLRQEHGIEAQGFEVLVALARTGRHDTREWTYVRKDGRNLQVELSVTARRDVDGRLIGFLGIAVDITDRITAQEALLHSEAKLEAILDTAVDGIFTVDVLGIIRSANLAAARIFGYAPEELEGRPLTDLMPEPHRTLHPQYMANYLTLGVTRVIGKGGREVPGRRRDGSLVDLELAVSVLRSGGEVLFTGILRDISQRKADREALETAHRKLASRQAEVDRDLSMAAAIQQTMLPQGDVCFAGLDAAWSYHPSRIVGGDWFSLFALDGDHAAACLVDVSGHGVAPALVSTSLAHALRPGSALWDSAIPEEAFAAPEEILARLEREYPLERFNMFFTMICLILHIPSGRLRYANAGHPPPLLLCGDGRMEHLDAGGPMIGLGLPQQGGVLTLCEGDSLLLYTDGCIEHQDEDGVQFGTEGMKQVMTAPGGKEAKDVIKRLEEALRAHGASWDPEDDLSMICLRYTPITRC, from the coding sequence GTGAGGCACCCTCCATACACTTCCAAATTCTTGAACCGCGTACTGGCGCACGGCCTGGTATATCTGGCCCTCATGCTCGGAGCCTCGGCTCTGGCATACTTCCTGGCCGGCGTGAGTCCCAGGCCCGTATCCTTTCTGGTGGTCGGCACGGGTTCCCTTGGCGCGGCGATCTTGCTGGCTGTGGTGCTCCAACGCCTGAAAGAGACGGAACGTTCCCTGGCGCGCAGGACTGTGGCCTTGGAAGGCGCCGTCAAACATCTTCAAGACGAACTGGATGAGCATGATCGGGACAGGGCGGAACTGGCCGTTCGGAACGCCGAACTTCACGGCGTACTGGACGCCGCCTCCCAGGTTTCCATCATCGCCACGGACCAGCGGGGTACGATCACCGTATTCAACAGCGGGGCCGAAAACCTGCTCGGCTTCACCGCCGAGGAGATGATCGGCAAGGCGACGCCAGAGACGTTCCATCTCGCGGCTGAAATCCGAGCGCATGAGGATGTCTTGCGCCAGGAACATGGAATCGAAGCCCAGGGATTCGAGGTCTTGGTGGCCCTGGCCCGCACGGGACGCCACGACACCCGGGAATGGACCTACGTCCGCAAGGACGGGCGGAATCTCCAAGTGGAGCTGTCCGTCACCGCGCGACGCGACGTTGACGGCCGACTCATTGGATTTCTTGGTATCGCCGTTGACATCACGGATCGAATAACCGCCCAAGAAGCTCTACTCCACAGCGAGGCCAAGCTGGAAGCCATCCTGGACACGGCGGTGGATGGCATCTTCACGGTGGACGTCCTGGGAATCATCCGCTCCGCGAATCTGGCCGCGGCCCGCATCTTCGGCTACGCCCCCGAAGAATTGGAAGGCCGTCCGCTCACTGACCTCATGCCCGAACCCCATCGCACCCTGCACCCCCAGTACATGGCCAATTACCTGACCCTGGGCGTGACCCGGGTCATAGGCAAGGGAGGCCGGGAGGTTCCTGGCCGACGCAGGGACGGCTCCCTAGTGGATCTGGAACTCGCCGTGAGCGTGCTGCGCAGTGGGGGCGAGGTGCTCTTCACCGGCATCCTGCGCGACATTTCCCAACGCAAGGCCGACCGCGAGGCCTTGGAAACAGCCCACCGCAAGCTGGCTTCCCGGCAGGCCGAGGTGGACCGCGACCTGTCCATGGCCGCCGCCATCCAACAAACCATGCTGCCGCAAGGCGACGTCTGCTTCGCCGGTCTGGATGCGGCCTGGTCCTACCATCCCAGCCGCATCGTCGGCGGTGATTGGTTCTCCCTCTTCGCCTTGGACGGAGATCACGCGGCCGCCTGCCTCGTGGATGTGAGCGGCCACGGCGTGGCCCCGGCCCTGGTGTCCACCTCCCTGGCGCACGCTCTACGGCCTGGGTCGGCGCTTTGGGATTCCGCGATTCCAGAGGAGGCGTTCGCTGCACCGGAGGAGATATTGGCCCGCCTGGAGCGCGAATATCCCCTGGAGCGCTTCAACATGTTCTTCACCATGATCTGCCTCATCCTGCACATCCCTTCGGGGCGGCTGCGCTATGCCAACGCCGGGCACCCTCCCCCGCTGCTTCTGTGCGGCGACGGCCGGATGGAACATCTGGACGCCGGCGGGCCGATGATCGGCCTGGGCTTGCCGCAACAGGGCGGAGTTCTCACCCTGTGCGAAGGAGACTCGTTGCTCTTGTACACGGATGGTTGCATCGAACATCAGGACGAAGACGGCGTCCAGTTCGGCACTGAGGGGATGAAACAAGTGATGACTGCCCCCGGTGGCAAGGAAGCCAAGGACGTGATCAAAAGGCTGGAAGAGGCCTTGCGAGCCCACGGGGCGTCCTGGGATCCGGAGGACGACCTGAGCATGATCTGCCTGCGTTACACGCCCATAACTCGCTGCTGA
- a CDS encoding integrase, with the protein MASISRQTSGRWQAKVRKVGFPLRSKTFATKADAEAWARAQEREMDRGAFLPTDAAERTSVAAILDRYILEVFPRLAGEGKNFHANMARMKAEIGGISLSALDPSHISAYRDKALTLVSAQTVRHDLGLLSRALKMAVIDWGIALPRGLPTALVRLPKVPRSRDRRLKSGEEAKLLRAAEAYGGEIGDVISFALETAARRTEIASMRWEHVDLKSRVVTFPETKNGEIRRAPLSPRALEILKARKRDLGPVWRMRPDSISQAFERVCAKAELEDLRFHDLRHEAVSRLFEKGLNTMEVAAISGHKTLAMLKKYTHLRAEDLAAKL; encoded by the coding sequence ATGGCTTCCATCTCAAGGCAGACTTCTGGCAGGTGGCAGGCGAAGGTCAGAAAAGTCGGCTTTCCATTGCGCTCCAAAACCTTTGCGACCAAAGCGGATGCCGAAGCCTGGGCCAGGGCCCAGGAGCGGGAGATGGATCGCGGGGCCTTCCTGCCCACGGACGCGGCCGAACGCACAAGCGTCGCCGCGATTCTGGATCGCTACATCCTTGAGGTGTTCCCGAGACTGGCCGGGGAGGGGAAGAACTTTCACGCGAACATGGCCCGGATGAAGGCCGAAATCGGCGGAATCTCCCTGTCCGCGCTCGATCCCTCACACATCTCCGCGTATCGGGACAAGGCTCTGACCCTGGTGAGCGCGCAGACCGTGCGGCATGACCTCGGCTTGCTCAGCCGGGCCTTGAAGATGGCCGTCATCGACTGGGGCATCGCGCTTCCGCGTGGGCTGCCCACCGCCCTGGTAAGGCTCCCGAAAGTTCCCCGGTCCCGAGACAGGCGTCTGAAGTCCGGCGAGGAGGCGAAGCTTCTCAGGGCGGCGGAGGCCTACGGTGGGGAGATAGGGGATGTTATCTCCTTTGCGCTGGAGACGGCCGCCAGGCGCACGGAGATCGCTTCCATGCGCTGGGAGCATGTAGATCTGAAAAGTCGAGTAGTGACCTTCCCAGAGACGAAAAACGGGGAGATCCGTCGGGCTCCGCTTTCCCCTCGGGCCCTGGAAATTCTCAAGGCCAGAAAACGGGATCTGGGACCGGTCTGGAGGATGCGGCCGGACTCCATCTCGCAAGCCTTTGAGCGGGTCTGCGCGAAGGCCGAGTTGGAGGATTTGCGGTTTCATGATCTCCGGCACGAAGCCGTTTCCAGGCTTTTCGAGAAGGGGCTGAACACGATGGAGGTCGCGGCGATCTCTGGACACAAAACGCTGGCGATGCTGAAGAAGTATACGCATTTGCGGGCGGAGGATTTGGCGGCGAAGCTGTAG
- a CDS encoding cytotoxic translational repressor of toxin-antitoxin stability system codes for MTWDVQFTSKADKQAKALPQGIRERLMALVQALRLAGPVQANMPNYGKIKGQTDTHHCHLKKGKPTYVAVWQAFKKAKQVVLTYVGTHENAPY; via the coding sequence ATGACCTGGGATGTTCAATTCACATCGAAGGCTGACAAGCAAGCCAAAGCGCTTCCGCAAGGCATCCGGGAAAGGCTTATGGCTCTGGTTCAGGCTCTTCGCCTTGCCGGGCCAGTTCAAGCGAACATGCCGAACTACGGGAAGATCAAAGGGCAGACGGATACTCACCACTGCCACTTGAAGAAAGGGAAGCCTACTTACGTGGCCGTCTGGCAAGCCTTCAAAAAAGCAAAACAGGTGGTGCTGACCTATGTTGGAACTCACGAAAACGCCCCATACTGA
- a CDS encoding helix-turn-helix domain-containing protein → MLELTKTPHTDGTVCLTVTVPKEQAEGVAAALEGILRLVGEVSGKTVPAAEVLPDMTPGKVLRGARNLREMTQAQLADALAISKSNISEMERDVRPIGKEMAKRLGKALAMPYKSFLF, encoded by the coding sequence ATGTTGGAACTCACGAAAACGCCCCATACTGACGGAACGGTCTGCCTGACCGTCACTGTGCCCAAGGAACAGGCGGAAGGCGTTGCGGCCGCCCTCGAAGGCATTTTGCGCCTCGTGGGCGAGGTCTCCGGAAAGACTGTCCCGGCCGCCGAGGTCTTGCCGGACATGACTCCCGGGAAGGTCTTGCGCGGCGCCCGGAACCTGCGCGAAATGACCCAGGCGCAGCTTGCCGATGCCCTGGCCATCTCCAAGTCCAATATCTCCGAGATGGAACGCGACGTGCGGCCCATAGGCAAGGAGATGGCGAAGCGTCTGGGTAAGGCCTTGGCGATGCCGTACAAGTCGTTTCTTTTCTAG
- a CDS encoding DotA/TraY family protein, with translation MNPLRAGAKKEMEVVDMSLSDVTVPRPDDASVRLLDTLFGAGWEALVPGDGAAAATNILFNLLGYFNAIALAAVSILLLWIMTRGIVGTAHDGRPLGRAYHTFWTPLRLAFSTSLLAPVGPGGISLMQMALLWTLGQSIAMANTGWALVLDKLVDSGGMVVAEAPASVEESTRQVAGGILRARTWARAKALSDQHEERGELLSYEFVPGGEGGAYILTFLPTGGYDSGEFGRIHLPCPGGKNEVCQTRLTALTRLAQEMDSLAARLADPDQQVPSASDFLRAVEAHDAAVIPHLGAWLQAQNSQLVQDLRQFANQAKIDGWASAGSYYWTISRLHERARRVVLATPTMQEPNIPGILPGLPGELVSGALVRADSYAKMIQAARIAAAQTGGGDAWNDRLYQFFGRAVTWQVDAVARRMGSGDPVITLADLGGTIINGGLVAGTGYLGAVALAGAAKGHSDSLAGKAVGLISFGASNAAVSGAAAVIREIGGIVRAALISLMGLGFFLAYYLPSIPYILWICAVVSWLVVVVESLVAAPLWVAAHALPEGEGLAGERARQGYMLYLGILIRPMLMVAGLVAALALIKTVGAFVGAGFSTFAAGLSVEDPRGLISTVALTVILGGLFVVLSHKIFGLITWLPERVICWIGQQRHDLGEASDEARTSHTFAGVIAKSEHAAGVGGRAGVGAGQAPSRDNGQSGVKVSDDDLAMTSVDVPASPQRKNNDSTT, from the coding sequence GTGAATCCCCTGCGCGCAGGGGCAAAAAAGGAAATGGAGGTGGTGGATATGAGCCTGTCTGATGTGACGGTGCCGCGCCCGGACGACGCGTCAGTTCGACTTCTGGATACTCTCTTCGGGGCCGGTTGGGAGGCCCTGGTGCCGGGGGATGGGGCGGCCGCGGCGACCAACATCCTGTTCAACCTGCTCGGCTACTTCAACGCGATCGCCCTGGCCGCCGTCTCGATTTTGTTGCTTTGGATAATGACTCGGGGAATCGTCGGGACGGCCCACGATGGCCGCCCGCTGGGCCGAGCCTATCACACCTTCTGGACACCGCTCAGGCTTGCTTTTTCAACATCCCTGCTTGCCCCTGTCGGCCCGGGTGGCATCAGCCTCATGCAAATGGCCCTGCTGTGGACTTTGGGGCAGTCCATCGCCATGGCCAACACCGGCTGGGCCCTTGTGCTGGACAAACTCGTGGACTCGGGCGGCATGGTCGTGGCCGAGGCTCCGGCCAGCGTGGAGGAATCCACCCGGCAGGTGGCCGGCGGAATTCTGCGGGCCCGCACATGGGCACGCGCCAAGGCGCTTTCTGACCAGCACGAGGAGCGCGGCGAGCTGCTTTCCTATGAGTTTGTCCCCGGGGGAGAAGGCGGGGCCTACATTCTGACGTTCCTTCCCACCGGAGGCTACGACTCGGGCGAGTTCGGCCGGATCCACCTGCCCTGCCCGGGCGGCAAAAACGAGGTTTGCCAGACCCGGCTCACGGCCCTGACGCGCCTGGCCCAGGAAATGGACTCCCTGGCCGCACGGCTGGCGGACCCTGACCAGCAAGTGCCTTCCGCGAGTGACTTTCTGAGGGCGGTTGAGGCCCACGATGCGGCCGTGATCCCCCATCTGGGCGCCTGGCTGCAAGCCCAAAACTCCCAACTCGTTCAGGACCTGCGGCAGTTCGCCAATCAGGCCAAGATTGACGGTTGGGCTTCAGCAGGGAGCTATTACTGGACGATTTCCCGCCTGCACGAGCGGGCTCGCCGGGTGGTTCTCGCGACCCCGACCATGCAGGAACCGAACATCCCCGGGATTCTCCCTGGGCTTCCGGGGGAGCTTGTTTCAGGGGCGTTGGTACGCGCGGATTCCTACGCGAAGATGATCCAGGCGGCACGCATCGCGGCGGCACAGACTGGCGGCGGCGATGCCTGGAACGATCGGCTCTATCAATTCTTTGGCCGCGCCGTGACCTGGCAGGTGGATGCGGTCGCCCGGCGGATGGGTTCCGGAGATCCGGTCATCACCCTGGCCGACCTTGGTGGGACCATCATCAACGGCGGCTTGGTGGCCGGCACAGGCTACCTGGGAGCGGTGGCGCTTGCCGGCGCGGCCAAGGGCCATAGTGACAGCCTGGCCGGCAAAGCCGTAGGCCTGATCAGCTTTGGAGCCTCCAACGCCGCCGTCAGCGGCGCGGCCGCCGTGATCCGGGAGATCGGTGGGATCGTCCGGGCAGCTCTCATCAGCCTCATGGGTCTGGGGTTCTTCCTGGCCTACTACCTGCCTTCAATCCCTTATATCCTTTGGATCTGCGCCGTGGTCAGCTGGCTCGTCGTGGTCGTGGAATCCCTGGTGGCCGCGCCTCTTTGGGTGGCCGCCCATGCCCTGCCAGAGGGCGAGGGTTTGGCCGGCGAGCGGGCTCGGCAGGGCTACATGCTTTACTTGGGCATCCTGATCCGTCCCATGCTCATGGTGGCGGGACTGGTGGCAGCCCTGGCGCTCATCAAGACCGTGGGCGCGTTCGTTGGCGCCGGATTCTCGACCTTCGCGGCCGGGCTCAGTGTCGAGGATCCCCGCGGCCTCATCTCCACCGTGGCCCTGACCGTGATCCTGGGCGGCCTTTTCGTGGTCCTGAGCCACAAGATCTTCGGGCTTATCACCTGGCTGCCGGAACGCGTCATCTGCTGGATCGGCCAGCAGCGTCACGACCTGGGTGAGGCCTCGGATGAGGCGCGTACCTCACACACGTTTGCGGGCGTGATCGCGAAGTCCGAGCACGCCGCGGGCGTGGGCGGCCGGGCAGGCGTTGGGGCGGGGCAGGCGCCCTCGCGCGATAACGGCCAGAGCGGCGTCAAGGTCAGTGATGACGACCTTGCCATGACTTCAGTGGACGTTCCCGCAAGTCCACAACGCAAGAACAACGATTCCACAACGTGA
- the mobF gene encoding MobF family relaxase: MLSIAKMSSDGDAGSYDAGSYWLNLAREDYYLAGGEPPGRWIGQGAEALGLTMAGGQVVAEDLRAVLQGLDPDSRSALVQGAGPDHRPGWDFCFSAPKSVSVVWSQAPEDLRRALQAAQAKAVASALEHLERNAALSRRGHGGQEQERPAGIIAATFEHGTSREQDPQLHTHCLIANLAPRQDGSWGSLEPCEMYRHKMAAGAIYRAELATQVQTLGFQVERDGDSFAVAGVPAEICAAFSQRREQIEDALEEAGLGSARAAEVAALDTRRAKEARPRAELFEEWQTRARDLGWTPEILEAAQAATAEPRQMPTAAELLAALTAQASTVRAADVYRLLAVEGQGILDAAGIQQAVDEFLQHPDLIHLQAANGETRYTSREMLDLERGLAADAQARRGEARHQVTPAAMAAARAARTLTREQDRALTHIMGPDGVTCVQGMAGAGKSYMLGAACAAWEAGGYHVRGATLAGKAAAGLEEGSGIKSQTIHSLLQGLEAPASPGAAPLLDSRTVLVVDEAGMVGSRQMATLLERARETGAKVVLVGDARQLQPIDAGGAFRALAARLGAVEMDEIRRQREGWAVQAVRDFADGRAAEGLAAYAERGLLHIEENRTAAIQSMAGAYCEGVTRDGFEKHIMLAGTRAEVAALNRAARAELKAQGRLGAVEIEAETTSGRLRLAEGERILFTRNNRKFAVSNGTLGTIKTITGAPGAHSLLVRLDSGAETRVPLADYQALAHGYAVTTHKAQGVTVDHAHVLAGGSMASRELSYVQMSRHRKTAQIYVERQDAEREVIQCLGKDKTLHSNILDTIKQMSALRQKDTSLDYCIKEQTPNKNKKVHCADQKYMVQESQVYKYGPLLDAPQRPDGRPVLGPEQGMDQEMEMTP, translated from the coding sequence ATGCTGTCCATCGCCAAAATGTCCTCTGACGGTGACGCTGGAAGCTACGATGCTGGAAGCTACTGGCTCAACCTGGCGCGGGAAGACTACTACCTGGCGGGGGGCGAGCCCCCCGGCCGCTGGATCGGGCAAGGAGCGGAGGCCCTGGGCCTGACCATGGCCGGCGGCCAGGTCGTGGCCGAGGATCTGCGGGCCGTGCTTCAGGGGCTGGACCCGGACAGCCGGTCGGCCCTGGTCCAGGGCGCGGGCCCGGACCATCGGCCGGGCTGGGATTTTTGCTTCTCCGCGCCCAAGTCCGTGAGCGTGGTCTGGAGCCAAGCCCCGGAAGACCTGCGCCGGGCCCTGCAGGCGGCCCAGGCCAAGGCCGTGGCATCAGCTCTGGAGCACCTGGAACGCAACGCCGCCCTCTCTCGCCGAGGCCATGGCGGGCAGGAACAGGAGCGGCCCGCGGGGATCATCGCGGCGACGTTCGAACACGGGACCAGCAGGGAACAAGATCCCCAGCTGCACACGCATTGCTTGATCGCCAACCTGGCCCCTCGTCAGGATGGATCCTGGGGCAGCCTGGAACCCTGCGAGATGTACCGGCACAAAATGGCGGCGGGCGCCATCTACCGAGCCGAGCTTGCCACCCAGGTGCAGACCCTGGGCTTCCAGGTGGAACGGGATGGGGACTCTTTCGCCGTGGCCGGCGTGCCCGCCGAAATCTGCGCGGCCTTCAGCCAACGCCGGGAGCAGATCGAAGACGCCTTGGAGGAGGCAGGTCTGGGTTCCGCCCGCGCGGCCGAGGTGGCGGCCCTGGATACCCGCAGGGCCAAGGAGGCCCGGCCCCGTGCGGAACTCTTCGAGGAGTGGCAGACCCGGGCCCGGGATCTGGGCTGGACGCCGGAAATCTTGGAGGCCGCCCAAGCGGCCACGGCTGAGCCCCGCCAGATGCCCACCGCGGCCGAACTCCTGGCCGCCCTGACGGCCCAGGCCTCGACCGTCCGCGCGGCGGACGTCTACCGGCTCCTGGCCGTGGAGGGCCAGGGCATTCTGGACGCGGCCGGAATCCAGCAAGCCGTGGACGAATTTCTGCAACATCCCGACCTGATCCACCTGCAGGCCGCCAACGGGGAAACCCGCTACACCAGCCGCGAAATGTTGGACCTGGAACGTGGTCTGGCCGCAGACGCCCAAGCCCGGCGCGGCGAAGCTCGTCACCAGGTGACCCCGGCCGCCATGGCCGCGGCCCGGGCCGCCCGGACCCTGACCCGGGAACAGGACCGGGCCCTCACCCACATCATGGGCCCCGACGGCGTGACCTGCGTGCAGGGCATGGCCGGCGCGGGCAAATCCTACATGCTGGGCGCGGCCTGCGCGGCCTGGGAGGCGGGCGGCTACCACGTCCGTGGCGCGACCCTGGCGGGCAAGGCCGCCGCCGGGCTCGAGGAAGGCAGCGGCATCAAGTCCCAGACCATCCACTCCCTGCTCCAGGGCCTGGAGGCCCCGGCTTCCCCAGGGGCCGCACCGCTCCTGGACTCCCGGACCGTGCTCGTGGTGGACGAGGCCGGCATGGTCGGCTCGCGCCAGATGGCCACGCTCCTGGAGCGCGCCCGGGAGACAGGCGCGAAAGTCGTGCTGGTGGGCGATGCGAGACAGCTTCAGCCCATCGATGCGGGCGGCGCGTTTCGCGCACTCGCCGCGCGCCTGGGGGCGGTGGAGATGGATGAAATCCGGCGGCAACGCGAAGGCTGGGCCGTCCAGGCCGTGCGGGACTTTGCCGACGGCCGCGCGGCCGAGGGATTGGCCGCCTACGCCGAGCGGGGCTTGCTGCACATCGAGGAGAACCGCACGGCCGCGATCCAGTCCATGGCCGGGGCTTACTGCGAAGGCGTGACCCGGGACGGCTTTGAAAAACACATCATGCTGGCCGGCACCAGAGCCGAAGTGGCCGCCCTGAATCGGGCGGCCCGCGCGGAGCTGAAGGCGCAGGGCCGCCTTGGAGCGGTTGAGATCGAGGCCGAGACCACCAGCGGCAGGCTCCGGCTGGCCGAGGGAGAGCGGATCCTTTTCACCCGCAACAACCGCAAGTTCGCGGTCTCCAACGGCACCCTTGGGACCATCAAGACCATCACCGGCGCGCCCGGCGCGCATTCCCTCCTGGTGCGCCTGGACTCGGGCGCGGAAACCCGCGTGCCGTTGGCCGACTACCAGGCCCTGGCCCACGGCTACGCCGTGACCACGCACAAGGCCCAGGGCGTGACGGTTGATCACGCCCACGTCCTGGCGGGCGGAAGCATGGCCTCGCGCGAACTTTCCTACGTGCAGATGAGCCGCCATCGCAAGACGGCTCAAATCTATGTTGAACGGCAGGATGCCGAGAGAGAAGTCATTCAGTGTCTTGGAAAGGACAAAACGTTACATTCAAATATTCTTGATACTATCAAGCAAATGTCCGCACTTAGACAGAAAGACACGTCTTTGGATTATTGCATAAAAGAACAAACACCAAACAAAAATAAAAAAGTACATTGTGCAGATCAAAAATATATGGTACAAGAGTCACAAGTTTACAAATACGGTCCGCTTCTGGACGCGCCACAGCGGCCGGACGGCCGCCCGGTCCTGGGGCCCGAACAGGGGATGGACCAGGAGATGGAGATGACGCCCTGA